The Alistipes finegoldii DSM 17242 DNA segment GACCATCGGTCTGCCGATTCTGGGCTACCTCGGACGCAAGGGCAACCAGATTATCAAAGGACTGCCCCAGCTCTTCATCGACCGCCTGCGTGCGCGGGGCGCCGCCGGCGAACACCGTCCCTGCAAGCTCCATGTGAGCCTGACGATCATCGACCCCGAAGAGGCGAAGACCGTGGCGCTGGAGATGCTGCAGGAGGTCGGCGTCGAAGTGCTGTTGTACGTATTCTGCGCCGACGTCGTTAAAAACGGCGATGCCGTCGAAGGCGTCGTCATCGAGAGCAAGGCGGGACGCGAGGCGATCCTCGCCAAGACGGTCATCGACTGTACGGGCGACGGCGACGTGGCCTGCCGTGCGGGCGTCGAGTGCCGCAAGGGCGATGCCGACGGCGGCATGCAGCCTCCGACGCTGATGTTCTGCATGAAGGGCGTCGATGTGCAGAAGCTGCGCGATGCGCTGGTCAGCCAGCCCGATGTCTTCGACATGGACACCATGCCCGCCGAGCAGTTCCGGACCGGAAAATTCATCACCGTCGGCCTGCGCAACCAGATCCGCAAGGCCGAAGAGGCGGGGTATAAGATTCCCGTGGCGCGTACGATCCTCATTACCGGCATCAAGGACGACGAAATCTGGGTGAACATGTCGCGCGTGAGCGGCGTCGATTCGACCAAGCCGGAAAGCTATACGCACGGCGAGGTGGAGGGCCGCAAGCAGATTTACGAGCTGGAACGCTACCTGAAGAACTTCGTTCCCGGCTTCGAGAACGCATGGCGCGAGAAGGTGGCTCCCTTCATGGGCATCCGCGAAAGCCGCGTGATCGTCGGAAAATATATCCTGACGGCCGAAGATATCCTCGCCTGCCGCCGCTTCGACGACGCGGTCGCCGTGGCCAGCTATCCGGTGGATATCCACCACGCCACGGGCGGCGACTGCACGCTCCATTGGTGCGAGGACTGCTATGACATTCCCTATCGTTCGCTCGTGCCCGCCGCGGTCGAGAACCTGCTGGTTGCGGGCCGCTGCTCGTCGATGAACCACGAAGCGATGGCTTCGACGCGCGTGATGTCCACCTGCATGGCGCTGGGCGAAGCCGCCGGACGTGCGGCGCGCATCGCGCTCGAAGAGGGCGTACGCCCCTCGGCGGTCGATGTGGAGAAGGTGCGGGAAGAACTGCGCCAGACCGGTGCATACCTGCGTTGATACGGTTTTTTGGTTAGATAATGTTTAAACCGGGTAAGCCTGTGGCGGGTCGGATTCCGCCCGCTGCAGCGCTTGCTTTTAAGACTTGAACCGATGAAGAAGAGCTTTATGCTTTGTCTGGCAGGCTGTCTTGCGGCCTGCGTTACGGCGGTCTCCGCAACTGCGGCGCGTCCGGCGTCCGGGCAGCCGGTGACCCGCATCATGACCTGCAACGTCCGCATCACGGGACTGCCCGAAGACGAGACCGCAGGACGCCGCTGGGAGGACCGCCGCGAGGTCTGCCTGAAGGCGATCCGCATGTACAGACCCGATGTGATCTGCATGCAGGAGGTGATTTACGATTCGTATAATTATTTCAAGGAGAAATTCTCGGATTATGTCGCTTACGGATTCGCAGGTCCGGAGATGGATCCCTATACCGAAGGTTATCACTTTATCGGCAAGAACGTGATTTTCTTCAGCAAAAAGCGTTACGAGTTCGTCTCGTCGGGCTGCTACTGGCTGTCGGAAACCCCGCTTGCCGCGGGCAGCTGTTCGTGGAACACGATGCGCGCCCGCCACTGCAACTGGGTGCGCCTGCGCGACCGGAAGAGCGGCGCGGAGTTCCGCGTGCTGGACATCCACCTCGACCACAAGTCGGACGATGCGCGGCGCGAGCAGATGAAGATGATCGTCGGGGAGTGCGCGCAGTATGCCGACGGCTTCCCGCAGATCATCTGCGGCGATTTCAATTCGGGAATCGAGAATGCACCCGTCGCGTGCCTGCGTGACGCCGGGTGGCAGGAGGCGTACGAGGCCGTACATGGTCCCGGCGAAGCCGGCTTTACCTACCACGGGTTCAAAGGCCCGGATTACAGGAAAAAGAACGCGCGCCGCATCGACTTTATCTTCGTGCGCGGCAACCTGCAACCCGTTGCGGCGGAGATTCTCCGCGACAAGGTCGATGGTCTGTACCCCAGCGACCACTACTTTCTGATGTCCGATTTTATCATTCAGTAACCGAACGAAAAACAGATGAGATTTACAAAACTATTCGCGGCCGTTCTCTGCTCCCTCGCGGCGCTGGCCGCTTCGGGACAGAACCTCCGGGACGAAATAGCTGCAAATCCCGGCAAGTCCGGCGGCGTATATTATGTCTACACCTACGACAATCCCGTGCTGACGCCTGCGCCGAAGGGTTATAAGCCGTTTTATATCAGTCACTACGGCCGGCACGGTTCGCGCTGGCTGCTGCACGACAGCGAATACGACGAGGTGATGGCCGTTTTCCGGGCCGCCGACGCCGCGAATGCGTTTACCGAGCGGGGACGCGAGGTCTACGGCCGGGTGAAGCGCGTCTACGACGACGGCATCGACCGGGGCGGCGATCTTTCGCCCCTCGGCGCCGAGCAGCACCGGGAGATCGCCGCGCGCATGTACCGCAATTTCCCCGAAGTATTCCGCTCCGGCGCGGTCGTCGATGCGCAGGCGACCCTCGTGGTGCGGTGCGTGCTGAGCATGGCGGCTTTCTGCGAGCGGCTCAAGGAGCTTAATCCCCGTCTGGAGGTGTCGCGCACGGCGGGCCGCAGGACGACGCGCTACCTCAATTTCTACAGCAAGCCGACCAATCCGACGCTCAGCCGGGAGTACCTCGACTTCATCGACAAGGGCGGTTGGCAGGAGGAGTACGAGCGGATCGGGGATCGGTTCGTGCGTCCCGGCCGGCTGATGTCGGAGCTGTTCGCCGACGGGGAGTTCGTGCGGACGATCGACGCGCAGAAGCTGATGAAGGGCCTTTTCTATTTCGCCGCCGACATGCAGAACGTCGGTCTGGGGATTTCGTTTTACGACCTCTTTACCACCGACGAGCTTTACGGGCTGAACGTGTACGACAACTATAAGTATTACGTGATCCGCGGCCCTTCGCCGCTCAACAGGCGTTTTCCGCAGTATTATGCCAAGGCGCTGCTGGAGGATTTCCTCACGCGCGCCGACCGGGCCGTGGAGGGCGGCGCGGTTTCGGCCGACCTGCGGTTCGGCCACGACGGCAACCTGATGACGTTCGTGTCGCTGCTGCAGTTCGAGGGGTGCGACGTCGTGGAGAGCGATCCCGAAAAGATCGCCCAAGCGTGGCCCTTGTACAGGATTACGCCGATGGCGGCCAATATCCAGCTGGTTTTCTACCGTAAGAAAGCTGCGGACGACGTGCTGGTGAAATTCCTCTACAACGAACGCGAGGTGCGGATTCCCGTCGCAAGCGATCTGGCGCCTTACTACCGCTGGAACGACGTGCGCGACTTCTACCGGAACGTAATGGAGAACCTGCCCGATCCGGCCGCGAAATAGCCTGCGCCGTTTCGGGGCGGGACGCTCCGGGACGATATGAAAAAAGCTCTTCCATTACTGGAAGAGCTTTTTGTTTGCGGTCGG contains these protein-coding regions:
- a CDS encoding histidine phosphatase family protein; translated protein: MRFTKLFAAVLCSLAALAASGQNLRDEIAANPGKSGGVYYVYTYDNPVLTPAPKGYKPFYISHYGRHGSRWLLHDSEYDEVMAVFRAADAANAFTERGREVYGRVKRVYDDGIDRGGDLSPLGAEQHREIAARMYRNFPEVFRSGAVVDAQATLVVRCVLSMAAFCERLKELNPRLEVSRTAGRRTTRYLNFYSKPTNPTLSREYLDFIDKGGWQEEYERIGDRFVRPGRLMSELFADGEFVRTIDAQKLMKGLFYFAADMQNVGLGISFYDLFTTDELYGLNVYDNYKYYVIRGPSPLNRRFPQYYAKALLEDFLTRADRAVEGGAVSADLRFGHDGNLMTFVSLLQFEGCDVVESDPEKIAQAWPLYRITPMAANIQLVFYRKKAADDVLVKFLYNEREVRIPVASDLAPYYRWNDVRDFYRNVMENLPDPAAK
- a CDS encoding endonuclease/exonuclease/phosphatase family protein, with translation MKKSFMLCLAGCLAACVTAVSATAARPASGQPVTRIMTCNVRITGLPEDETAGRRWEDRREVCLKAIRMYRPDVICMQEVIYDSYNYFKEKFSDYVAYGFAGPEMDPYTEGYHFIGKNVIFFSKKRYEFVSSGCYWLSETPLAAGSCSWNTMRARHCNWVRLRDRKSGAEFRVLDIHLDHKSDDARREQMKMIVGECAQYADGFPQIICGDFNSGIENAPVACLRDAGWQEAYEAVHGPGEAGFTYHGFKGPDYRKKNARRIDFIFVRGNLQPVAAEILRDKVDGLYPSDHYFLMSDFIIQ
- a CDS encoding FAD-dependent oxidoreductase, with product MANQKTTITEPQREIPVRAEVDVLVVGGGPAGIMAARAAAGKGLRVMLIESRGYLGGNLTIGLPILGYLGRKGNQIIKGLPQLFIDRLRARGAAGEHRPCKLHVSLTIIDPEEAKTVALEMLQEVGVEVLLYVFCADVVKNGDAVEGVVIESKAGREAILAKTVIDCTGDGDVACRAGVECRKGDADGGMQPPTLMFCMKGVDVQKLRDALVSQPDVFDMDTMPAEQFRTGKFITVGLRNQIRKAEEAGYKIPVARTILITGIKDDEIWVNMSRVSGVDSTKPESYTHGEVEGRKQIYELERYLKNFVPGFENAWREKVAPFMGIRESRVIVGKYILTAEDILACRRFDDAVAVASYPVDIHHATGGDCTLHWCEDCYDIPYRSLVPAAVENLLVAGRCSSMNHEAMASTRVMSTCMALGEAAGRAARIALEEGVRPSAVDVEKVREELRQTGAYLR